A stretch of Caenibius tardaugens NBRC 16725 DNA encodes these proteins:
- a CDS encoding 3'(2'),5'-bisphosphate nucleotidase CysQ encodes MIDYTRLEDIVRRAGAIAMASWPGAGHEVERWEKSPDNPVSAADLAVDAFLKEELGALLPAAGWLSEETADHPDRLGCGLCWLVDPIDGTRDFLRGRSGWGVSVALVSDGRPLIGLLHAPARNEEWSATAGQGAWRNGTRLEASRRTTFHGARVPADSLPREDRDLVMVEKPNSIALRIAMVAADEADLVATLRWGYEWDIAAASLIAREAGATVSDAFGEALVFNKRDPRAFGLMVSAPAIHEAAVNRLADRAAQLAYPDR; translated from the coding sequence ATGATCGATTACACCCGCCTTGAAGATATTGTGCGCCGTGCCGGCGCCATCGCAATGGCCAGCTGGCCAGGCGCGGGTCATGAGGTCGAACGCTGGGAAAAGAGCCCGGATAACCCCGTAAGTGCCGCAGATTTGGCGGTTGATGCGTTTCTCAAGGAAGAGCTGGGCGCCTTGTTGCCTGCGGCGGGCTGGTTGTCCGAAGAGACCGCCGATCATCCCGACCGGCTGGGTTGCGGATTGTGCTGGTTGGTCGATCCGATTGACGGGACACGCGATTTTTTGCGGGGAAGAAGCGGCTGGGGGGTTTCGGTGGCGCTGGTCAGCGATGGGCGCCCGCTGATTGGCCTGCTCCACGCCCCCGCGCGTAACGAAGAATGGAGCGCGACTGCGGGGCAGGGCGCGTGGCGCAACGGAACCCGTCTGGAGGCGAGTCGCCGTACCACCTTCCATGGGGCCAGGGTGCCCGCTGATTCGCTCCCACGCGAAGACCGCGATCTGGTTATGGTGGAAAAACCCAATTCGATTGCCTTGCGCATTGCCATGGTGGCGGCGGACGAAGCCGATCTGGTGGCGACGCTGCGCTGGGGGTACGAATGGGATATCGCCGCCGCCAGCCTAATCGCGCGGGAAGCGGGGGCGACCGTCAGCGATGCCTTTGGCGAAGCGCTGGTGTTCAACAAGCGCGATCCGCGCGCGTTTGGCCTGATGGTCAGCGCCCCGGCAATCCATGAGGCGGCGGTGAACCGGCTGGCCGATCGCGCCGCGCAACTCGCCTACCCGGATCGCTGA
- a CDS encoding OmpA family protein has product MKKSRLIVSSLAALSLVTVSACVTDPNTGERKVSRTAIGGVGGAGLGYLLGSIIGGRTARIVGAGIGGVAGGVVGYKMDQQIKELKEQTAGSGVDVTETDNGNAILVNLPDGVTFAVDSTTINPTFQATLNQVAESLKTYPDSLIDVYGHTDSTGSDAYNQTLSERRAQSVANYLSMRGVSSARIRSQGFGEQYPVATNDTAEGRALNRRVEIKITPISKEDVDAARRGN; this is encoded by the coding sequence ATGAAGAAATCCCGCCTGATTGTTTCGAGCCTTGCCGCCCTTTCCCTCGTCACTGTGAGCGCCTGTGTCACCGATCCCAATACCGGTGAACGCAAGGTTTCGCGTACCGCAATCGGCGGTGTCGGCGGCGCTGGCCTGGGTTACCTGTTGGGCAGCATTATCGGTGGCAGGACCGCCCGCATTGTCGGCGCTGGCATTGGCGGTGTCGCGGGTGGCGTCGTCGGTTACAAGATGGATCAGCAGATCAAGGAACTGAAGGAACAGACCGCCGGATCGGGCGTCGATGTGACGGAAACCGACAACGGCAACGCGATTCTCGTCAATCTGCCCGATGGCGTAACCTTCGCGGTCGACAGCACCACGATCAACCCCACGTTCCAGGCCACGCTGAATCAGGTCGCAGAAAGCCTCAAGACCTATCCTGACAGCCTGATCGACGTATACGGCCACACCGATTCGACCGGTTCCGACGCCTACAATCAGACCCTTTCCGAACGGCGCGCCCAATCGGTCGCGAACTATCTCTCGATGCGCGGCGTTTCATCGGCCCGTATCCGTTCGCAGGGATTTGGCGAACAATATCCGGTCGCGACGAACGACACCGCCGAAGGGCGCGCGTTGAACCGCCGCGTGGAAATCAAGATCACGCCGATCAGCAAGGAAGATGTCGATGCGGCCCGCCGCGGCAACTAG